Proteins encoded within one genomic window of Eleutherodactylus coqui strain aEleCoq1 chromosome 1, aEleCoq1.hap1, whole genome shotgun sequence:
- the THSD1 gene encoding thrombospondin type-1 domain-containing protein 1 — translation MRQLLTSFSYLSLLVLWDLVFSDPGYLLLKQSHHTALSKSPVYVDFSIQGNYTSLTNISVNLQDVKSNQIVASKELATNQSQGDVEFECIHFISAGLYQFQLSLETENDSSISFTSDLLNVTWPIFHIDLNRTTKDTPRSFQVGIFTNEQLCSGFPDRELKLLLEVEHTHSFQEMEEPSADRFMLYKTYKEVPLSSSQWVEFECASVRPEAFITVSLKPIHSESVIAYMGPVDLVKTFKYKLATLMEKKCDTSMAISVIAPPCNYAEGKLIVYKESPRSLGESITTLVESALLKGKKSSLFNCTLFEIGKNKYCFEFLMSSSGTLSNSAPRAKQCVEIRREIETWSLWQPWSSCSVTCGDGHRERYRSCLSSSPANAQCNGNTKETSLCSLEDCLNVKPSSKSTTNSNENPKTSNIVTITGISLCLFIICITIVITVWRRFTKAGKCSTVTRSSSSHSASCRKNSDEENIYQVRESFSDAGDGQQESIEEEVNIPLNYRQSTRVTEDQTMEENDCSQANNQKLIPPIFSYRLAQQQLKEMKQKGLKEATKVYHVSQNPMADTAVDVSLAPPLVPENLEETAANKFRIQSPFLETKNGRIRNTSEKPNPRPLFPPTQGPSQTLPKITHVRNCDAKGRYDKGYQKNNNFRRTSSFHETKHIKPYRQRSLTSLSPRHTMVYNARAKMWEYPTMERPKVKPVKLEKSPENLIRGTSFPPDASGLSPKNQYLRPGDSKPDLICSKYTAGKSKLERSEHNRIQQGPSPVEKSWNQSQDASPFPKDKYQRNRTHSPSHYRRERCQSFPWAADYSFYDNSTFGLTEAEQQMLDLPGYFASNEEDDTSTLSIERLVL, via the exons TTTTCAGTGACCCTGGCTACCTACTCCTGAAACAATCTCACCATACAGCTTTAAGCAAGTCTCCTGTCTATGTGGACTTTAGTATACAAGGCAATTACACTTCATTGACAAACATTTCTGTAAATCTTCAGGATGTAAAGAGCAACCAAATAGTTGCAAGTAAAGAGCTTGCAACCAACCAGTCACAAGGTGATGTGGAATTTGAGTGCATCCATTTCATTTCGGCAGGACTCTATCAGTTTCAGTTAAGCCTCGAGACAGAAAATGATAGTTCCATTTCTTTTACAAGTGACCTCCTAAATGTCACCTGGCCAATTTTTCACATTGATTTGAACAGGACAACAAAAGACACGCCGAGATCTTTCCAGGTTGGGATCTTCACCAATGAACAGTTATGTTCTGGATTTCCTGATCGAGAACTGAAACTTCTACTGGAGGTTGAGCATACGCACAGCTTTCAAGAGATGGAGGAGCCAAGTGCCGACAGATTTATGCTGTATAAAACATACAAGGAGGTCCCACTGTCCTCATCTCAATGGGTAGAGTTTGAATGTGCATCTGTACGACCTGAAGCTTTCATTACAGTGTCCCTTAAGCCCATACATTCCGAGTCAGTCATTGCCTATATGGGGCCTGTTGACCTTGTCAAGACCTTTAAATATAAACTGGCTACcttgatggaaaaaaaatgtgataccTCAATGGCTATTTCCGTTATAGCCCCTCCATGTAACTATGCTGAAGGGAAACTAATTGTGTACAAGGAGTCGCCCAGAAGCCTGGGTGAAAGCATCACTACATTAGTGGAAAGTGCCCTATTAAAAGGAAAGAAGAGTTCTCTCTTTAACTGCACGTTATTTGAGATTGGCAAAAATAAGTATTGCTTTGAGTTTTTGATGTCTTCAAGTGGCACTTTGAGCAACTCTGCACCTCGAGCCAAGCAGTGTGTGGAGATTCGGAGAGAAATAG AAACATGGAGCCTGTGGCAGCCATGGAGCTCCTGCAGTGTCACCTGTGGTGATGGCCACCGAGAACGGTACAGAAGTTGCCTCTCATCCTCACCTGCAAATGCTCAATGCAACGGGAACACAAAGgagacatccctctgctctctgGAGGACTGCTTGA ATGTGAAGCCTTCAAGCAAATCTACCACAAACAGCAATGAAAATCCCAAAACAAGTAATATAGTCACCATCACTGGTAtttctctctgtctttttatCATCTGCATCACTATTGTAATCACAGTCTGGAGGAGGTTTACTAAGGCGGGCAAGTGCAGTACAGTGACCAGAAGTAGCTCTTCTCATTCCGCCAGCTGTCGTAAAAACTCTGATGAGGAAAATATCTACCAGGTTCGTGAAAGCTTCTCCGATGCCGGGGATGGTCAACAGGAAAGCATAGAGGAAGAAGTTAACATACCTTTAAACTACAGGCAAAGCACCCGTGTCACTGAGGACCAAACCATGGAAGAGAATGACTGTTCACAAGCAAATAATCAGAAGTTAATACCACCAATCTTCAGTTATCGTCTTGCCCAACAACAGCTAAAAGAGATGAAACAAAAAGGTCTCAAAGAGGCTACTAAAGTTTATCACGTGTCTCAGAACCCAATGGCAGATACTGCAGTAGATGTCTCACTGGCTCCTcctttagtcccagaaaacttaGAGGAAACAGCCGCAAATAAGTTTAGGATACAGTCTCCATTCTTAGAAACAAAGAATGGCCGTATCCGAAATACCAGTGAGAAGCCTAACCCAAGGCCTCTCTTTCCACCAACACAAGGCCCAAGTCAAACACTACCTAAAATAACCCACGTTAGGAACTGTGATGCTAAAGGAAGGTATGACAAAGGATATCAAAAAAATAACAACTTCCGAAGAACTTCTAGTTTTCATGAAACCAAACACATTAAACCCTATCGACAAAGAAGTCTGACATCCCTGTCTCCGAGGCATACAATGGTTTATAACGCAAGGGCGAAGATGTGGGAATATCCCACAATGGAGAGACCTAAGGTTAAGCCAGTCAAACTAGAGAAGAGCCCAGAAAATCTTATAAGAGGCACCTCTTTCCCTCCCGATGCCTCTGGGCTGTCACCAAAAAATCAATATCTACGTCCAGGGGACAGTAAACCTGATTTAATATGTAGCAAGTATACAGCCGGTAAATCGAAACTGGAGAGATCAGAACACAATCGAATACAACAAGGTCCTTCACCAGTGGAAAAGTCTTGGAACCAGAGTCAGGATGCCTCGCCATTTCCTAAAGATAAGTACCAACGTAACCGTACCCACAGTCCGTCACATTACCGGAGAGAGAGATGTCAGAGTTTTCCATGGGCTGCTGATTATTCCTTCTATGATAATTCCACATTTGGACTCACAGAAGCTGAGCAACAGATGCTTGACTTGCCTGGATACTTTGCCTCTAATGAAGAGGATGATACAAGTACTCTAAGCATTGAAAGACTGGTCCTCTGA